CGGACGCTCTGTCGGCCGGGACGAACGGCAGCGTGTCGCCGACGACCTCCGACTCGCTCCAGCCGAAGATGCGCTCGGCAGCGGGGTTCCACAGCTCGACGACGCCGTCGGTGTCGATCAGAACGAGGGCGTCGGGCGAGGCGTCGATCAGCGTGTTGAGCCGCTCGTTGGTCCGGCGAAGCTCGCGCTCCTGAGCCTTGCGATCGGTCACGTCGGTGATGACCCCCTCCAGCGCCTGGACGGTCCCGTCGTCGTAGACGCCGACACCGCGTTCCCACAGCCACCGACGCTGCCCGTCGGCGGTCTCGATCGGGTAGGTGACCTGGAACTGTTCGTGGTCGTCGACGGCGCGCTGGACCGTCTCCCACAGCTCGTCGTTGTCGCCGACGATGACGTCTTCGCCCCAGTTGACCGCCCCGCTGCGAATCGTCGCTGGGTCGTAGCCCGTCAGCTCCCGGCACCCCTCGCTGACGAACTCGAACGGCCAGTCGGGTTCGTTTCGGCAGCGATACACCATCCCCGGGAGGTTGCTCATCAGCGTCGCCAGTTCGCGCTTTCGTTCACGGAGCTTTCGTTCGCGTGCCTGTCGCTCGGTGATGTCCTTGCTGATCCCCATGACGCCGATGATCTCGCCCGACTCGTCCCGGTACGGGTACTTGTTGTCGAGGAAGCTCCGGCGCTCGCCGTCGAGCTCCGCCGTCGTCGTCGTCGTCACGGTTTCGCCCGACGACAGGACGTGGCGGTCCTCCGAGACGAGCGTCTCGGCGGTCCCGCCGTCGAAGAGTTCGTCGTCTCGTTTGCCCAGGATCTCCGCGGGCTCGCGGTCGAACAGCGCCGCAGTCGCCTCGTTGACGAACTGGTAGACGCCCTCGGAGTCCTTGATGTAGATCTGGTTGGTCGTGTTCTCGACGATCGCCTCCAGCTTCCGCTCGTGTTCCTTCCGCTCGGTGACGTACTGCGTGACGCCGATGAGGCCCCGGATCTCGCCGTCGGGTCCCCGCCAGGGCACTTTGGAGGTGACTACCCACTCCTCTGTGACGGGATCGTACTCCTCTTGCCCGATGATCGGCTCGCCCGACTCGATGACCTGCATGTCGTCGGCGTAGGTCCGTTCGGCCAGCGCCTCGTCGTAGATGTCGAGGTCGGTCTTGCCGCGGTACCACTCCTCGTCCTCGGGGAAGTCGGTCGCCCGCTCGGACAGCGATTTGCGGACGTGTCTGCCCGCCTCGTCTTTGACGTACAGGGAGACGGGCAACTCCTCGAACATGGAATCGAGCATCGAAGCGTGTCGTTCCAGGGTCTCCATCCGCTCGCGGCGCTCGACCGTCTGGCTGCTCCACCGCCCCATGAGATCGACGAAGGCCTTCTCGGCGTGGCTGAACGGCCGCTCTCGGGGCTCCGAGCCGGCGAAACAGAGCGTCCCGTACAGTTCGCCATCGACGAGCAGCTTCGAGCCGATGTAGCTGCGCACGTCCGAGTCCGCGTACTCGGCGTCGTCGAGGTCGCTCGCCGTCGCCGTGTCGGCGATGCCGAGCACATCGTCGGACGTGATCGTCCGCTGACAGAGCGTCTCTGAGAGGTCGAACACGCTCCCCTCGGCGACGAGCGGACCGGTCGCCCGCTCGATCTCGTACCGGTCGTCGGCTTCGTCGATCTGTGCGATGAAGCCGGTCTCGACCCCGAGTCGCTCACAGCCCAGTTCGAGCAGTCGGTCGAGTTTCGCGTCGTCGTCGAGCGCCGGGTCGCTCGTGATCTCGTAGAGCGAACGGCGAAACGCCTCGTCGGTCCGGTCCTCGGCGTCGGTCGCCGCGACGAGATCGCCGATCGCGTCGTACAGCGCACCGATCTCGTCGTCGCGGTCGGTCGTGAACGTAACGTCGTCCGCGCCGGCCGCCACGCGACGCACCTTCTCGGTCAACTGTGCGATCGGATCGTCGGCGTCGCCCCGGACCGCAAGCCCGACCAGTCCGGTGAGCACGAACGCGATCGAGAACGTGTCAAAGCCCGTCGCACCGCTGGAGACCGAGACGAACCACTCCCCGCTGGCCGCCCCGACGAACGGGGCCACGTCGTGCCAGAGTGAGATCATGTGTCTGAGTTAACAACGGACGATAATGACTTGCAGGGGTCGCACGGACGAGCCCGCGCGTCACAGTCGAATCGAGGTAGTCGCACAATACCGGCAGTGATCCTGCCGGCTGTCACTTCGTGACGATCTTCGCCATCTCGGGGTGGCGAGATCGTTCACAGATGTACAGCCGGTAGTATGAAACCACACGACGGAGCCGCGGCGACGGAGAGACGCTATATGTATAGCCCAGAGACGCCCCCGCGACGAATACAGTTCTAGGGGAAGCCAAAGGAGACAGCGGGCTACGTTTCAATCAGAAATGACGATCACATCCGTGAAACGCCACTCGCAAACACCGTCGCTGCGCGTCGTCGAGGCAGTTGCAGCCGAAACCGACACCGATCCGACCGAACTCACGCCGCTTGGCACAGTCGTCGACACGGACGCGCTCGACGCACTCGTCTCGTCTGCCGGCGATCTCTCCGTGAACTTCGAGTACGAAGGCTACCGAGTCTCGATCGGCAGCGACGACCAGCTCGCGCTCGAACCGCTGACGGGGGGAATCTGAGGATGTCGACGAACGAATCCACTCGGGCCGACGACGACCAGATCCGCGAAACCTACGAGGAGTACGTCATCCGCGGCGAGAACGTCGCGATGATCGCTGATCCCGAGCGCACGCACGCCTGGATCCAGTCGGACCTGACCGTCGAAATCGAGCAGTGAACACCCCACCGCCGTGTCGGCCCAGCCAGTCCCGATCGACCGATCCACCAATGGACACGACCATCGAGACGCCAGTTCGGCCCACGAGCGCACGACCGGCGACAGTCCTCTGTATCGACGAGGACCGCGAGTACCTGTCGGCGATCGAACGAGCCTTCGAGGATCGCGACAACCTACAGATTCGCGTCGAGACCGACCCGTCGGCCGTGCCCGACCGGCTCGACGGCGTCGACTGTCTGGTCAGCGCCGCCCGACTCGACGGCTCTGACGGGCTCTCGCTGCTGAGAGCGGTCCGTGAAGTGGCCCCGAACGTCCCGTTCTTGCTTCACTCGGCCGTCCCCTTCGAAGAGATCGATCGGGACGCCCTGTGGGACGGCCCGACGGACTACCTCGAAAAGGCCTCGGGCGAGTCGCACATGGCACTGCTTGCGTATCGCATCGGCCGGCTCGTCGGACAACACCGCCAGATGGCGAGTGCGCGGCGCTGTCACGAGGCCCTCGAAGCGAGTCGCGAGGCCACGCTGATCGTCACGCCAGACGGTGCAGTGACATTCGCTAACAGCCGGCTCGCGACGGAGCTGTCCGCGTCGCCGGCCGAGCTGCGCGGTCGAGAGTGGACCGAGCTACTGGAGGCGGGGTCCGTCCGGCGACTCCGGACCGAGGCGTTCCCCGTCGCCGCCGACGGCTGGAGCTGGACCGGACAGACGACGCTCGCTACCGACGCAGACGAGCCGAGCAGTTCACGGACGACGCTGTCGACGCTCGACGACGGGAGCGCGATTCTGGTCTTTCACGAACTGGACCGGACCGACGAGTAGTGTCAGACGACCTGTCCGGAGGACCGTGACCGAATCGCGCGAAAAACGGGGGAGACGCTCACCGGGCCATCGCGACACCCGTCCGTCTCATACTACCGGCTGTAAATCTGTGACCGATTTCGCCACCCCGGGGTGGCGAAGATCCTCACGAAGTGACAGCCGGCAGTATCAGTCGTGTCGGAACGACCGCTGGCCGGTGAACACCATCGCCACGTCGTGTTCGTTCGCGGCCTCGATGACCATGTCGTCGTTCTTCGAGCCGCCCGGCTGGATGACCGCTTCGATGCCCGCCTCGGCGGCCTCTTCGAGACCGTCCGGGAACGGGAAGAAGGCGTCACTCGCCATGACCGCGCCGTCGGGGCCTTTGCCCTCGGCGTGCTCGTCGGCCTTCATGGCGGCGAGGCGGACAGCGTCGACACGAGAGACCTGGCCCATGCCGATCCCGACGGTCTCGGTCCCCTTCGCGAAGAGGATCCCGTTTGACTTGACGTGTTTGAGCGTGTGCCAGGCGAACAGCATCGACTCGATCTGTTCGTCGGTCGGCTCGCGGTCGGTGACCACTTCGAGGTCGTCGGCGGTGAGGTGCTGCTGGTCACGTTCCTGGACGAGTCGCCCGCCGACGAGGGGCTTCTCGGTGAGTTCCTCGGTCACGTCGTAGTTGTCGTTGACATCCAAGACACGCAGGTTCTCCTTCTCGAAGAGCACGTCCAGGGCGTCGTCGGTGTAGCCCGGCGCGACGACGACCTCCTTGAACGAGTCGACGATCTGCTCGGCCGTGGCCGCGTCACACTCGCGGTTCAGCGCGACGATGCCGCCGAAGGCGCTCATCGGATCCGTCGAGAGGGCGCGCTCGTAGGCCTCGGCGACGGAGTCGGCGGTCGCACAGCCCGCGGGGTTGGTGTGTTTGATGACCGCCGCGGCCGGCTCGTCGAACTCCTTGATGAGGTTCAGCGCGCCGTCGGCGTCGTTGTAGTTGTTGTAGGAGAGTCCCTTCGCGCCCTCGTTGAGCTGGTCGGCGTGGACGACGCTGGCCTCGTCAGTGGTGCGGTCGGCGTAGACCGCGGCGTCCTGATGGGGGTTCTCCCCGTAGCGCAGGTCCGCGGCGCGGTCGTTGCTAGCGAGACGACGGCTCGGGAACGCGCCGCCGTCGTCGCCGTCGATCTCGACGGTCTCAGACTCCCAGTCGACGGTGACGCGATCCTCGGCGAACCACTCGACCGCACGCGGGTACGCGGTGAACTCGGCGTCGTAGAGGACGCGCTCTTTGAGCGCCGCCAGGTCGTCGTCCTCGTAGACGGGGACGGGTTCTTGGGTGACGATGGGGCCGTCGTCGACGCTCTCGTCGACCACGTGGACGGTACAGCCGGTGGTCTTGACGCCGGCGTCGAGCACCTGCTCGTGGGCGTCCATCCCCGGGAACGCCGGCAGCAGCGACGGGTGGACGTTCAGCGTCGTCGGCACCTCGTCGAGGAACGTCTCGGTGAGCACGCGCATGTAGCCGTCCAGACAGACCAGATCGAAGTCGTACGCCTCGATGGCGTCCAGAACGCGTAGTTCGTGTGCCGCCCGCTCCTGGTCGTCGGGGCGCTCGACGACCTCGGTGGGGATGTCTCGCTCGGCGGCGGCCTCCAGAACGGGCGCGTCGGCGTCGTTCGTGAGCACGACCGCGATCTCGGCCCCGCCGGGCGCGCGGTCGGCGATGTTCATCAGGTTTCGGCCACGGTTGCTGGCCAGACCGGCGATTTTCATGGTCGAGAGGGCGCGGCGGGCGCGCAAAGTAATTGCGGTGTCGGAATGACACAATCGACACGGTCCGGCTCGACAGTAACGCTTTCAGGGGCCGCCGCCCAGCGACGAGGTATGACCGAAGCTGAGCGTCCGTGGGCACAGCTGGCGCTCGTCGTCGGCGGCCTCTGCTGGATCGGCTGGAGCCTGGCGACGATCGTCACCGGATCCGCCGACGGCTCCGTCCGGTTCCTCGTCGGCGCGTCCGGGTTCGTCCTGGCGGTCGGACTGCTCGGCGTCGTCCTCCGGCTCCCCTGGATCTACCAGTTCCCCGGCGGCGAGGGGTGTGGGGTCACGCTGCTGGGCGGTCTGGCCTTCGCCGCCGGTCAGTGGTCGAGGGTCCTGCTGGGCGGGGCCGGATGGTTCGCCGAGGGCGTCGTCGCGCTGGGCGTCCTCGGACTGGCCGTCGGAACCGCCCTGCTGGCCGCCGGCGTCGTCCGGGCCCGCCGAGTCCCGCCCTGGCTCGGTGTCGCCCTGTTCGTCGGGACCGTACTGTTTCTCGGGTTCGGGAACGGCGACGGGCTGCGTGCGTGGCTCGCACCGCCGCTCGGCCTGGCGTGGCTCGCGCTCGGGGGCTATCTCCTCCGGTACCCGGAGCAGCCCTCGGGCCACCTGGAACCCAGCGCGATCAGCCGGTGACCCCGTCCGGCGAAAGACACTCCACGGAGGCCGGTGATAGCCGAGCCATGCCAGATCGCGATCCCGTACAGGATGGACTCCCCGGCGAGGACCTCTACGACGTCGCCGAGTGGGACGCTCGGTCGTGGCTGGATCGATTCTCGGTGGCGCTGTACGGCCTCTTGCACACGAGTCGGCGCTGGGCCCTGCTGGTCGTCGCGCTTTTCCTGTTCGTCGTCCAGCTCGGGTTCGCCGGCCTGCTCGTCGTGCGCGAACCGAACCTCGGCGTCCTGGCGCTGCTGTCTGCCGTCCCGGCGATTGCACTCGTCGCGTACGTTTGGTACGGCGACCCGACCAGACGGGAACCGATCGACACGCTGGCGATCACGTTCGTCCTCGCGGTCGTCTTCGCGGCGATCGCAGCACTGGTCAACACGCTGTTGAGCGGCGTCTTCGAACTGATCCCGATCGTCGGGACGGCGCTCTTTTTCTTCCTCGTGGTCGGCCCCATCGAGGAGACCGTCAAGTGGCTCGCGATCCGGACCTACGCCTACGAGACCGAGAGCTTCGACGCCGTCGTCGACGGGGCGGTGTACGGTGCCGTCGCCGGCCTCGGGTTCGCGACGATCGAGAACGCGCTCTACATCGCGCAGGGCTACCTGCAGGCCGCCGACCTCAGCCAGATGGCACAGCTCCAGCAGGCGATCGGCACCTCGCTGAGCCGGGCGCTCGTCGGTCCGGGCCACGTGCTGTACTCCGCGTTCGCGGGCTACTACCTCGGGCTGGCGAAGTTCAACCCCGACGACCGCGGCCCGATCGTGGTCAAGGGGATCGTCGTGGCGGCGCTGATCCACGGGGCGTACAACACGCTCGTGTCGGTCCTCCCGTCGGTGCTGTCGTTCTGGAACGTCCTGACGCTGCTTGCCTTCGTCGTCGTCTTCGATGGCGTCGTCGGCTACGCGCTCTACCGGAAACTGTCGCGCTACCGCTCGTACTACGCCCGAGCGAGCGAGGCGACGGACGCGGCGACCGAGACGGCCGACGACCCCGCCGAACCCTGATCGACACGCTTTTTCGCCGGCCTCGCACATCCCTCGGTATGACTGACCGGGGTCCGCTCGACGCCGTCTCGCCGCTCGACGGCCGCTACGCTCGTTACACGGAACCGCTCGTGCCTTACGCCAGCGAGCGCGCACTGATGCGTGCTCGCGTCCGGGTCGAAGTCGAGTACCTGCTCGCGCTGGCCGATCTCGACGCGACGCCGCTGACGATCGACCCGGCCCAGCGCGACCACCTGCGGAACTGCTACGAGGCGTTCGACGAGGAAGACGCGGCCGTCGTCAAGCAACTCGAAACGGAGGGGTACGGCGAGTACGCCGCGACCAACCACGACGTGAAGGCCGTCGAGTACTTCGTTCGCCTCCACCTCCCCGACGGACTGGACGCGGCCAACTGGATCCACTTCGGGCTCACCAGCGAGGACGTGAACAACCTCGCTCACCGGCTGCTGGTCGGTCCGGCCGTCGAGGACGTGCTCGTCCCGGAACTGCGCGCCATCCGGGACCGCCTGGTCGCGTTCGCTCACGACTACGGCGACCTCCCGATGCTGGCTCGGACCCACGGCCAGCCCGCGACGCCGACGACCTTCGGCAAGGAGATGGCGGTCTACGCCTCGCGGCTGGGGAGAGCCATCGCCCGGATCGAAGCCGCCGCCGACGACCTCTCGGGCAAGCTGGCCGGCGCGTCCGGCACCTACGCCGCTCACCACGCCGCGTATCCGGACGTCGACTGGCCCGCCGTCTCCGAGGCGTTCGTCACGGACCTCGGGCTGGCACACGAACCGCTGACGACGCAGGTCAACCCCTGTGACGACCTCGAAGCCGTCTTCGACGCCGTCCGCGGAGCCAACAACGTCCTCCGGGACCTCGACCTCGATATGTGGCTCTACGTCTCCGATCGCTACCTCGGACAGGAGGCCGTCGAGGGCGAGACCGGTTCCTCGACGATGCCCCACAAGGTGAATCCGATCGACTTCGAGAACAGCGAGGGCAACCTCACGAAAGCGAACTCGGATCTGGTCTTTCTCGGCGACTACGTCACCACCTCCCGCCTCCAGCGGGACCTCTCGGACTCGACGGTCAAGCGCAACATCGGGTCGGCCTTTGCCTACTGTCTGATCGCCTACCAGAAGTGCCAGAACGGCCTGGACAAGGTCGTCCCCAACGAGCAGGTCATGCGCGAGGAACTCGACGACACCCCCGAGATCATCGGCGAAGCCGTCCAGACCATTCTCCGACGCGAGGGCCACGACGACGCCTACGAGCAGGTCAAGAAGGCCACGCGGGGCAAGTCCGTCACCATCGAGGACTTCCAGGAGATGATCGAGGACCTCGACGTGAGCGAGTCCGTCCGCGAGGAACTGCTCGCCGTGACCCCCACGGGCTACACCGGCGTCGCCGACGAACTGGCCGACGGCGTGTAGGGCACGAGCGCGGTTCTCCGATCACCGCACACGCACAGCGCCCAAGACGCTGACGCTGGCGTCGACTGGCGCTGGGCGGTCGTGTGATCAGTCCTCCGCCGTCGCGCCGCGGCTCTCGTAGTCCACGTCGGGTCGCGTCTCTAGATCTTCGATCGCTTCGATCCGGTCGGTCCGCTCCATCTGCTCGTAGACGCTGCGCCAGACCGCGGCCTCCTCGTACATGCTGACCGCTTTCAGGAGAGCGATCCCGTCACCGGTGACGGCGTAGAACGTCGTCGGCGGATCGTCGATGCTCTGGGAGCGCGGGACCGGGACCTTCTCGACGACGTTCCGGTCGACCAGTTGCCGGAGGTGATAGCGGAGATTCTCCTCGCTCGTCTCGGGATTCCGGTAGACGAGTTCCTCGACGGAGAGGACGCCGTCTGGCTGGGCGAGAATCTGGTGGAGGATCGTCAGCCGCGTCTCGTCCAGGACGAAGCGCCGCCGCTCCAGTTTCTCGCCGAAGCCGTTCGGTCGCTCGCCGCGGTCTTGCGTGGCCATGTCTAGTCGATGCCGCTTCTAGCCGATAAGCGTTCGGGTCGGCACTAAACCGTTTTAGTCGCCACTTTGCCAATTTAGTTATCGCTATGGTGACCACGACCGTCGACGACCGGACCAACCACGGTTATATACCGCCCCCGCGACCGCCTGACAGTCGAGCACAATCCTCACGGGGTTCGGGACCGACTGGGTGGTAGATGGTACTGGACACGGACGGCCGCGTCCTGACGCTCGCGTTCGCGCGGATGGCCGACGCGCTGGGCAACTCCTTCCTGATCATCGTCCTGCCGCTGTACATCGCCAGCGGCCAGATCTCGCTGTCGGGCATCGCCGGCACGGAGATTCTCGGGTTCGTCCTGCGAGAGGAGACCCTGATCGGGCTCGTGCTCTCCCTGTTCGGTCTGCTGAACAGCTTCGGCCAGCCGTTCACCGGGCGGCTCTCCGACCGGACCGGCCGGCGGCGCGTGTTCGTCCTGACCGGACTGGCGATCTTCGCCGTCGGCAGCGCGACCTACCCGTTCGTCACGAGCTACTGGTCGGTGCTCGGGGCCCGTGCTCTCCAGGGAATCGGCGCGGCCTTCACCGTGCCGGCCACGGTCGCGCTGGTCAACGACTACGCGGCCAGCGACCGCGAACGGGGCGGCAACTTCGGCGTGTTCAACACCTTCCGGCTGATCGGCTTCGGGTTCGGGCCGATCGTCGCCGGCATCGTCATCACGGGCGGGCTGGCGGCCGAGACCGTCGTCAGCTACGCGCTCCCGGCCTGGCTCGGCCCCCTGGCCGGCTACACGTTCTCCGGGTTCGTCGCCGCCTTCGCCGTCGCCGTCCTCGGAGCGGTCGTCAGTTTCGTGCTCGTCGTCGCTCTGATCGAGGACCCGCCGAAAGTCGTCGGCGGGGCGGGCAAAGACCTCTCGATCGCGGTACGCGACCGGGACGGGAGTGGGCTCGATCCCGTCTTCGTCCTCGGCGTCGGGACCTTCTTCATGGCCACGACGATCGCGCTGTTTGCCACGCTCGAAGGGCCGATCCGCGCGCGACTGGACGAGACGACGTTCCTCTTTTCCGTGCAGTTTGCCGCCGTCGTCATCGCCAACGTCGTCTTCCAGATCCCCATCGGGCGCGCCTCGGACGTGTACGGCCGCCGGCCGTTCATCATCGCGGGCTTCGTCGTCCTGATCCCCGCCGTGTTCGCCCAGGGCGTCGTCACGGGGCCGTGGACGATGCTCGGGGCCAGACTGCTCCAGGGCGTGGCCGTCGCGCTCGTGTTCGCGCCGTCGCTCGCGCTGGCGGGCGACCTCGCCGGGGACCGCGGGTCGGGGACGACGCTGTCGGTGCTGACGATGGCGTTCGGACTCGGCGTCGCACTCGGGCCACTCGCTTCCGGCGTGCTGTACAAT
Above is a genomic segment from Halomicrobium sp. LC1Hm containing:
- a CDS encoding HalOD1 output domain-containing protein, whose amino-acid sequence is MKRHSQTPSLRVVEAVAAETDTDPTELTPLGTVVDTDALDALVSSAGDLSVNFEYEGYRVSIGSDDQLALEPLTGGI
- a CDS encoding PAS domain-containing protein translates to MDTTIETPVRPTSARPATVLCIDEDREYLSAIERAFEDRDNLQIRVETDPSAVPDRLDGVDCLVSAARLDGSDGLSLLRAVREVAPNVPFLLHSAVPFEEIDRDALWDGPTDYLEKASGESHMALLAYRIGRLVGQHRQMASARRCHEALEASREATLIVTPDGAVTFANSRLATELSASPAELRGREWTELLEAGSVRRLRTEAFPVAADGWSWTGQTTLATDADEPSSSRTTLSTLDDGSAILVFHELDRTDE
- the purH gene encoding bifunctional phosphoribosylaminoimidazolecarboxamide formyltransferase/IMP cyclohydrolase, with translation MKIAGLASNRGRNLMNIADRAPGGAEIAVVLTNDADAPVLEAAAERDIPTEVVERPDDQERAAHELRVLDAIEAYDFDLVCLDGYMRVLTETFLDEVPTTLNVHPSLLPAFPGMDAHEQVLDAGVKTTGCTVHVVDESVDDGPIVTQEPVPVYEDDDLAALKERVLYDAEFTAYPRAVEWFAEDRVTVDWESETVEIDGDDGGAFPSRRLASNDRAADLRYGENPHQDAAVYADRTTDEASVVHADQLNEGAKGLSYNNYNDADGALNLIKEFDEPAAAVIKHTNPAGCATADSVAEAYERALSTDPMSAFGGIVALNRECDAATAEQIVDSFKEVVVAPGYTDDALDVLFEKENLRVLDVNDNYDVTEELTEKPLVGGRLVQERDQQHLTADDLEVVTDREPTDEQIESMLFAWHTLKHVKSNGILFAKGTETVGIGMGQVSRVDAVRLAAMKADEHAEGKGPDGAVMASDAFFPFPDGLEEAAEAGIEAVIQPGGSKNDDMVIEAANEHDVAMVFTGQRSFRHD
- a CDS encoding PrsW family intramembrane metalloprotease gives rise to the protein MPDRDPVQDGLPGEDLYDVAEWDARSWLDRFSVALYGLLHTSRRWALLVVALFLFVVQLGFAGLLVVREPNLGVLALLSAVPAIALVAYVWYGDPTRREPIDTLAITFVLAVVFAAIAALVNTLLSGVFELIPIVGTALFFFLVVGPIEETVKWLAIRTYAYETESFDAVVDGAVYGAVAGLGFATIENALYIAQGYLQAADLSQMAQLQQAIGTSLSRALVGPGHVLYSAFAGYYLGLAKFNPDDRGPIVVKGIVVAALIHGAYNTLVSVLPSVLSFWNVLTLLAFVVVFDGVVGYALYRKLSRYRSYYARASEATDAATETADDPAEP
- the purB gene encoding adenylosuccinate lyase, whose product is MTDRGPLDAVSPLDGRYARYTEPLVPYASERALMRARVRVEVEYLLALADLDATPLTIDPAQRDHLRNCYEAFDEEDAAVVKQLETEGYGEYAATNHDVKAVEYFVRLHLPDGLDAANWIHFGLTSEDVNNLAHRLLVGPAVEDVLVPELRAIRDRLVAFAHDYGDLPMLARTHGQPATPTTFGKEMAVYASRLGRAIARIEAAADDLSGKLAGASGTYAAHHAAYPDVDWPAVSEAFVTDLGLAHEPLTTQVNPCDDLEAVFDAVRGANNVLRDLDLDMWLYVSDRYLGQEAVEGETGSSTMPHKVNPIDFENSEGNLTKANSDLVFLGDYVTTSRLQRDLSDSTVKRNIGSAFAYCLIAYQKCQNGLDKVVPNEQVMREELDDTPEIIGEAVQTILRREGHDDAYEQVKKATRGKSVTIEDFQEMIEDLDVSESVREELLAVTPTGYTGVADELADGV
- a CDS encoding helix-turn-helix domain-containing protein, producing the protein MATQDRGERPNGFGEKLERRRFVLDETRLTILHQILAQPDGVLSVEELVYRNPETSEENLRYHLRQLVDRNVVEKVPVPRSQSIDDPPTTFYAVTGDGIALLKAVSMYEEAAVWRSVYEQMERTDRIEAIEDLETRPDVDYESRGATAED
- a CDS encoding MFS transporter — translated: MVLDTDGRVLTLAFARMADALGNSFLIIVLPLYIASGQISLSGIAGTEILGFVLREETLIGLVLSLFGLLNSFGQPFTGRLSDRTGRRRVFVLTGLAIFAVGSATYPFVTSYWSVLGARALQGIGAAFTVPATVALVNDYAASDRERGGNFGVFNTFRLIGFGFGPIVAGIVITGGLAAETVVSYALPAWLGPLAGYTFSGFVAAFAVAVLGAVVSFVLVVALIEDPPKVVGGAGKDLSIAVRDRDGSGLDPVFVLGVGTFFMATTIALFATLEGPIRARLDETTFLFSVQFAAVVIANVVFQIPIGRASDVYGRRPFIIAGFVVLIPAVFAQGVVTGPWTMLGARLLQGVAVALVFAPSLALAGDLAGDRGSGTTLSVLTMAFGLGVALGPLASGVLYNLGGLVAPFTFGAVLAVLALVLTYVEVEDTLERGQAAEPAPRE